A window of Heterodontus francisci isolate sHetFra1 chromosome 2, sHetFra1.hap1, whole genome shotgun sequence genomic DNA:
TGTAAATTACTAATATAATGGATCACGAGAAATAATTCTCCCACTTCTGTGAATCTGCCTTTATGACTAGAATGTTCTGACCATATCTCATCTTATTGTTTGTCACTGTTTCTGGCTAGGAATAATTGAGGTTTGAATCTCACAGTAACATAGCATTATAATCCATCTGTGTACTAATTCAGTGATAACCATCACTGACTGATGTTTGTTTGTTTCCAGTTTGCATGATGAACACCACTGAAATGCTGCATAGCACAAGCAGTGACTACAGTTATGATTATGGAGATGAATTTGCTCCATGTAACATAGGATCTGCAGAAGTGTTTGGTGAAAGTTTCCTGCCTGCACTTTACtcacttgtgtttgtgtttggtctCCCAGGGAATGCCCTTGTATTATGGATTCTTCTAAAATACAAACTCTGGAAGAATATGACAGACATTTATCTTTTAAATTTAGCATTATCTGATTTGCTTTTTATTATATCACTTCCTTTCTGGGCATATTTTGTGAAAGATGAATGGATTTTGGGAAATGCCTTTTGCAAGATCATTAATGCTGCTTATCTGCTTGGCTACTATGGTGGTATCCTGTTCATAACCCTGATAAGTATAGACCGCTACCTTGCAATTGTTCATGCTGTGTTTTCTATGAAGGCTAGGACCTTTCGATATGGGATTATTTCAAGCATAATAATGTGGTGTATAGCTATTATAGCCTCTCTTCCCACAATGATCTATAACAAAGTTGAAAACATTGAGGGAAGAAACGTTTGTCATACTTTCTTTCCAACTGAAAACTTTTTAAATTGGAAACTTTATACCCTTTTCAAAGCCAATGTGTTGGGATTTTTTGTTCCATTGATTATAATGTTTTTCTGCTATATAAGAATACTTCAAATCCTGCTTAAAAACAAAAGTAATAAGAAACACAGGGCTATAAAAGTTTTATTTACTGTCGTGATTGTGTTTTTTGTATTTTGGACACCGCACAATATAGTGATGTTCCTGCAGTCTTTGAGAGAACTGAATGTTTTAAATGGCTGTGAAGTTAGCATAAAGCTGGCTATTGCCCAGCAAGTAACTGAAACCATCGCATTTGTACACTGCTGTTTGAACCCAGTCATTTATGTATTTATGGGTGAAAGGTTTAGAATGTATCTCTGTAGACTTTTTCACAGCTGTTTGCCTCCAGTACTTCGATGTAAAGCAGGCGGCAAACTTCATTTTTCTTCTCGTGATTTTACTGCCTCTATTCGTTCTCAATCCACTGGTGATCATGAATCATCCACAATTATGTAATTCAGCATTCAGGTGTTATTGTAAAATATGACAATGTCTATAAATATAAATGTATATATACTCCATTCTCACATTTGTTCAAAATATATGCCATTCATAAGCTGTGTCTAAACATAAAACCATCTGCAAACCTAACACTGGAGTTGGTGCATTTATTTTTCCCATGATTTGTTTGAAGTGTATCCTGATTCAACTGGTTGATTAATACAATAGCCACAAAAACCTGTTCGCAATATAGGTAATTACAGGTGCTACATTTTAGTAGGAGGAATAAAGGAGACCACATACTTCtcggaaaataagtgtctaaatggtgaggaggaacaaAGATGCCTGTGGTACACATACTCCGATCACTAAACGTTATGAAGCAGGTCAATAAGGCCATTGGAAAAGAAGCAAATAAACAACTGGGGTTCATATCGAGAGGGATAGAATTAAAAGGCAGAGAAATTATATtaaaattgtatagaaccttggttagatcacatttGGAACACTGTGAACAATTTTGGTCTTCATATGATGacaaggatacagaggcactggtgAAGGTATATAAAGGATTTAATAGAATGATACCTAAACTGAGAGGTTACACTTAGCAGGAATGATTGAACATACTGGCACTCTTTTCGCTAGGAAAAAGACTGCGAGGTGAGCTGATAAGTGTCCGAaatattatgaaagggtttgataagataaacatagagaagatgtttcctcttgtggtcgaGACCAGAATTGGGAATCATAAAGTCAGTCACCAATAAGTCCAACAGCGAATTCAGGAGAGAGTTTTTTACCCAAACAGTGGCTGGAATGTGGAAGTCTGTACCAGAGGGAGTAGTGGAggtaaatagcatagatacattcaaGGGGAAGCCAGCTATGAAGGAAAAGAGGCatctgttgatggggttagatgaagagagggggaggaggctcatatggagcataaaacaCCAACATGGATCTGTTGGGCAAATTGAGCAGTTGCTGTGCTGTAATTACTTT
This region includes:
- the LOC137382741 gene encoding C-C chemokine receptor type 4-like, with the protein product MMNTTEMLHSTSSDYSYDYGDEFAPCNIGSAEVFGESFLPALYSLVFVFGLPGNALVLWILLKYKLWKNMTDIYLLNLALSDLLFIISLPFWAYFVKDEWILGNAFCKIINAAYLLGYYGGILFITLISIDRYLAIVHAVFSMKARTFRYGIISSIIMWCIAIIASLPTMIYNKVENIEGRNVCHTFFPTENFLNWKLYTLFKANVLGFFVPLIIMFFCYIRILQILLKNKSNKKHRAIKVLFTVVIVFFVFWTPHNIVMFLQSLRELNVLNGCEVSIKLAIAQQVTETIAFVHCCLNPVIYVFMGERFRMYLCRLFHSCLPPVLRCKAGGKLHFSSRDFTASIRSQSTGDHESSTIM